The genomic window CTGAGACGTCCGAGACACTGGGTCACTGGCGCTGCCCCTCAGCCCGTTTTGAAGGACAGGGACGTTTACTGTCCTGGACACCGGCCACTCCACAGGCCAGGTCCAAACCCGGCCAGCTTAATAGCAGAGACAAAGCCAAGGAGCCCAGCAGGACCCAAGAACATCCCCTTCCCGTCCATCGCTGCGCCCTCACCCCATGGAAAACACATTTGGGACCTGCAGTACAAAAGGCCAAAGCTACAGCTGACAGcaggaaggaagcaggaaaGACTCCGGCATCACCATCCGGAGCCTGGAGAGACTTTGGGAGATGCTTGGAGCCACACACCTCCGGCCGGGCTCCGGCCACACTCACAGCATGCCCACGGCTCGCGCAGCACTgcctggacagcagcagggacaaaGCATCCAACCGGGAGTGCGGGGCTCGCTCCAGCCTGGGGGATTTGTCCTGTCGTAGGGGCCGTGATGCCACTGAGGGGCTGCCCTTGAATCCACCTGGGCAGCGCACAGGGAGCAGGTTCAGCCCTTTCAGCATGCCCTGGGCTCTGGCACAGAGCGGTGCCCCATGGATTGCCCCAAACGCCAACTGTGCTCGTAGAAGAAGCAAACACAAGTCCCCTGGAACCCGCCACTTCCTTTAATTCCCTGCCAGAAAagcagggcccagcccagctcaaACATTACAGGGTTTCAGCACCAGAAAAACCCGCTAACCCCTGTCACACCTGCTGGGAGCCCAGGGAGGTCAACGCTGGCTGATCTGAGTagggaaatggggaaatatTCTCCTTGAAGACTCCTGCCAGCCCATGCAGGCCACAGTGGGAAAGGAGCTGCCCCTGCCATCCCCATGTCCACGGTGGAGCCGAGGTGGGTCTGCAGGACCAGGACCTGCTTGCAGGTCACattctgccagctcctgccagccagGACATCCCGGCGTTGCTCACACCAGGGCTGAGCTCCTCCATGGTGAGGGTTCCCAGCAGCTTTGGGGGGTTCTCAGCAGCTTTAGGGAGTTCCCAGCAGCTTTGGGGCCAGCAGCACAGTCACATCCCACAGGTGAGCGGGGTGTGCACTGCAAGGTGACCCCAAGTGGCTCCCCGGGGACAAGGCGTGGGCCAGGCTCAGATCATGGAGACCCTGTTCTTGATGTAGACGTGGTAGGGGTCGCTGCGCTTGTCCACCTTGCGGGAGCGGGTGTACCCCAGGATGAGGCTGCCCACGGTGGCGGCGAAGAGCGTCATGACGAACAGGATGTACATGTAGGCGTTGTCGTTGCGGCcggcgtggccggcgtggccgCCGCGTGCGGCCCCTGCCGTGCTGGCCGGGGGCTCGCCAGCACAGGggatggccccgtgcagcgtcTGGTTTAAGGCATTCAGCACTGCCTGCAGGCTTTGGTGCCAAGTCTCCGTCCGGTTGTTCTCATCCATGTCCtcctcaggctgcagggaaggacagggagacTCACAAGAGGCTGCCCTCACAGTGGAGGTGTTCCCGGGACCCAACAATTACCCCAAAATGGTCCTCGATGCACCTCCTCTGCCACAAAGCAGGGTGGCCAAGCCCTTTGCATTCCCAACAGCCCTCTCCCTAAATTTCGGTCCTTCCACTGAGGGGATAAagctcccagggctccagggcagctgcctgcccctctctcctccccagggctggggacaatgcagggacacagctgtcCCGAGGGACCAGGATGGCTGGGTTCAAAGTTTGCTTTTGCCAGGGTTGTGTGGGGATGGTGGGCACATATCCTGCACCCCTGCAAggtgcagagctggcacagccccccaCAAATCACTGTGAACCAACCCATCTTGAGAGGTTGCTGCCCTAAAACCCCTGGgcatttcccttcccactggGTGCCAGAGCCCCTCTGACCTGCCATCCCCCACTGGACATGGTGCCCTTCTGCCAGCCCCGCCGGGCTCCCCTGTGCCCCTTCGCACCTTGCTGGGGCCCCGGAGCAGGCACGGCCAGgaagggacacggggacacagtCCCCCACGTGTGCCATCCTTTGGGGCACGCCAACCCCACAAACCGCCGTAGTCCCCCCAGGTGTCCACCCTGTCCCCCACCGGCTCCCGAGCACCCCTtgcctgctgccacagcagctgtACCTGCGCAGAGGCAGCTCATCCCCCTCCCAAATGGGTCACCCTAAACTCGGGGTGCACCTCCCAGGATGTGACCCCAGctgcgaggaggaggaggaggacgaggaggacgaggaggaagGGGCTGAGCAGCCACGAGCCCACGGCAATGAGGTCGGATCTGGCTGCCTTCCTGACTTAGGAGAAGTAGGCTGAatttgggaggtttggggcaaGACCTGCGCTTATCCCAGCAGGGAACCCACAGATGGGGTACGACTTGGCGGGGGCCCACCTTAGGAGGGGTTTAGGGACGGGGAGAGGAGTGGGGCTCAGGGCGTCGGAAGGGGGCTCGCACTCACCTCGTGTGCCCTTCCTGCCTGCgctgctgccaggctgagcCGGGACTGAGCATCGCTGCCGGCGGGGAGGGATGCCGGCCGGGCTGGGAGTGCCGCCAGCCTCCTCCCCTTCCCGGGGCAGAGCCACCTGCCGCAGCCACCCAGCCCCGCCGCGGGCCAccaccagcctgtccccagccccacgggCCCTGCCACGGCCCCTCGCCCCAGCCGGATTCCGGGGGCTTTATGGGGCCGGGAGAGCGGGGCTCTGCGCTTCCCCCGGCACACGCTGCCGGTCACGCTTTCCTGTCCCTCCTCGTccgtccccgctgtccccgagCCCTCACGCTGGCACTGAGCCTGCCTGGGCATGTTCCTCCCTGCTCACCATTCCCTCCTGGAGCTCAGCCTGCTCCATGAAATGGGATTTCCCCCCGCTTCCAGCCCCATTGGGCACCCATGGGTGGCTCAGTGCTGCGCAGTAGCAGAGAAACCCAAAGCttgtggggcagggagaaggCCCAGAACAGCAGTGAAAGGCTGTGGGTGGGGGTCAGCTCTTGCTCTGAGCAGGACGTGGGGACTTTTTACCCCCAATAAACCTGTCCATTAAATCAGCTTATgatgctgcagctgggacagcGACCTCTGAAGTTCTGACAGCAACACCTCCTCCAGCACCACAGACCCAGTGAGAGCAGGTCTGCATCACCCAGCCAGGATGCTGCGTGGTCCCAGAGGATCCGTGACAGCCGTGGCTTCTCTCCTTGTGAACCCTGACCCCCTTCCCTCATCCTCCCACTTTTCCACTGCATCCACAGCACTCCAGTGTTTTAACCAACGTTTACAGCCATCTTCCACCCTCCCTGACACCAGGGAGAGGATCTTTGCCATGTGAGGATTTCCCTGGGCTCAGGGTGAGAAAAAGGTTGTCATTGATAAAGTCTGGGgtaaataaatgagaaaaggatCAGCAGCCAAAGTTCCCAGCAACTATCTTTATATATAAAATCTGCCTCTTTTTACCAGTCAGCAAGGGAAGAGGGCTCAACCCACCAGTCCCTCTTCCTCTTGTCCAAAGTGTTCATGAGCATTCACACAAATCTTTAATTTTTGTGgggcaaaaagcagaaaaaaccccaaaaaagcacCTGTTTGGGTACTTCCCCAGCAAGTGACGTGGGGATGTGGTACCCGTGCCAACCATTAAAAGCTGAGCAAACtgttcccagcctgcagcccttCCAGCGTATCGACCGGGTTAAGCGTGTGAAAGTATGTCCTGGTTTTATAGAGCAATCACTGTGTGCCTGAACTCCCGCTTCTATCCGTGCAGGTCTCAGCCGAGGGATGGAGACTCACGGGGCTGGAGAGAACAGCCCCAGTGGAGCTTTGGATGTTCAAGCAGCAGTCTGAACCTCTGTGCCACTGTCCACTCACAGTCTACAGGCAAAGGCACAAGAGCTCTTGTCTCAGCAGAGCCCCCCTGGGCTCCCCGACTCCATTGGCTGCGCCGCGGCTTTGCCAGAACACCCGGCCAAGGCACTGCAACAATCCTAATCCCCGGGGCTTTCTGAAGAGACCAAAGTGCAGTCAAACACCTCCTGGAAGGAGTCGAGGAACGGCTCGAGGACATGGCTGACGGCGACATGCTGCCCCAGCTCGTGGCTCAGCGAGGTGACCCCCTTCCCCTCCAGGCCGCAGGGGACGATGTGGTCGAACCAGGTGAGGTCGGTGCAGCAGTTCAGTGCCAGCCCATGCGAGGTGATGTAGTTCCCACAGTGCACACCTGCAGGGGCCAAGAGCACCCACCCGTCAGCACCATCACCAGGGGTGCCCTGGTGGGAGAGACTTAGTGACCACACTGCCCAGATCACTATAAACATCCTCCCCGCACCATCTTGTGCTCCTCAATTCTGCCAGGGAAAACCCACAGACAGGCTCCCCCAATCTGGGGCAGATGGGGCACAACATGTCCAgatccctcctccccagccctgcatcccccagcacctcccGCTGCTGCAGTGTCCAATGGGCTTGGACATGAGGATAGCTGCAGGACCCCAAGTCCAGGCTGCAGGGTCCCAGGAAGAGGTACAGGATGTGGAGGGGGAACAAGGGAAGGGGGCAAGGCTGGGGACGGGGCTGCAAGCAGGCACCCAGCCCTGGGTGCAAGAGACTAACAGGTGCAGTGGTGCACAGTGCTGGGCCCTGGGTGGGCTGCAAAATTATGCTGCCCCCTCCTCCTGGATACAAACGCCACCCCTGCATGCTCCCCTGTGCACACCCACCCTCCCCGGTACCCACAGCTCCACGGCACGTCCCCACAGTTCCCTGCCAGCGTGCCCTGCCATGGTGcacatggaatcacaggatgggACTGGGAGGTGTTCCAcgggcagagacacctcccactgtcccaggttgctccaagcgccgtccaacctggcctcgagcacttccagggatggggcacccacagctgctctgggcaccctgtgccagggcctcagcaccctcacagggaacaatttcttctcaGTATCTCATCTACCCCTGCTCTccggcagtgggaagccattcccccttgtccccggtccctctccagccctccTCGAGCCCCTTTAGGTCCCGGAAGGGGCTCtcaggtctccctggagccttcttttctccgggcgaacacccccagctctcccagcccggctGCAGACACACACCCGCTCCCGGAGCCGTCCCCGCTCACCGATGGCACAGAGTTTGCTGTCGCCCATCCACACCCCGGTGAAGGGCGGCGGGAGGGCGCGAGCCGCGCCCAGCCCGAGGCGGCGGCAGAGCCGCAGCACCAGCGCCTCCAGCCCGGCCACGTAGGCGCGGAGCGGGAGGCGGCGCCGGCGCAGGTCGAGCACGGGGAAGGCGAGGAGCTGCCCGGGGCCGTGGAACGTGATGTggccgccgcgccgcgccgccaccagcgccgcgccccgcgcccgcagcgccgcggccgccgccgcgcccggcgcgccccgcagcccccaggTGTACACGGGCTGCGCCGGCTCGCTCAGCACCACGCTCTCCGCGGggagccccggcagccccccggggccgccccgcgccgcgcccggccccgccagcgccgccgggccccgcgccgcccgcgccgccgccacgCAGCGCTCCTGCACCCGCAGCGCCTCCGCGTACGGCACCGCGCCCAGCCGCAGCACCCGCACCGCCCCCCGCGACATGGCCaccgccgccggggccgccggggccgccgggagccgccgggcGGGGGGAGCACACCGCAGCGCCCCGGGCACCACCGGCGCGGCGGGGacgggacggggatggggatgggggaggggatgggggacGGGGCACAGGCTGGGAGACGGGGACAGGcagcggggatggggacacggaaAAGCAgtggggacggggacagggggcggggatggggagaggaggCGGGGATAGAAACGAGAGGCGGGGATGGAAACAGAAGGCGGGGATAGGGACTGGCAGAGGGATGGGACAGGCCGCAGGGACGAGAACAGCGGCGCGGGGAGGGGGACGGAAGCGTGGCGGCAGGGAGAAGGAGTGGGGATGGAGacgggcagggatgggatggcagaacagggcagaggggacagaaaTGGATGGGGGACGTGGGTAGGGCACGGGGACAGGATGGAGGACGGGGGTGCAGGGGCAGAGGATGGGCGACAGGGGGCGGACATGGGGGACATGGAGGACAGGGGAGCGGGAACAGCAGGAGAGAGGATGCTGATTAGGGGTTGGAGAGTGGGGAGCAggacctggggacacgggacatGGCCCAAGGGAGGGTACCAGGGATGGGGCCTGTGGTGGGGGCTTGGAGACGGGATAGGAGATTGGGGACAGGGAGCTTGTGCCCGGGGACAGGGGTTAGAGATAGGGGACAGGGGATAAGGCACAGGGAGGAGGTCGAGGGCCTGCGGGGAGCTGATAgggccagggctgcaggaggggcacagggaggagaGACAGGGCACCTGTCCCCATAGGGTGTGGGATGTGGCGCACTAGGGTTTGGGGACAGGGTGAGGGGGGGACAGGCAGGGGGTGAGGGCAGGGAACGGGCACATGACATCCCAGTGCAGCTGGGCAATCACAGGCGTGCTCAAAGCAGGCTAAAATTAGGATTCTGGGGTAAAATTAGGACAGTTCTGGATGCTCCAACCCTGGAAATgagttccaggccaggttggataaggccttgagcaacctggtctactggaaggtgtccctgcccatggcaggggatggaactggatgagctttaagttcccttccagccTCTTAACTTTGTAATTCTGGGCTGGCACCTCAAGGTCGTGGACTGTAAATAAAGTTCTTGTATTGCTGAGGCACTGGTGAGAGCTGCAGTTCATCACCCTGGcactgggaaagagaaaatgttccCGCCTCAGCTTTTTATTCCAAATGTAGAAAATAGACAAATCTGGCCGAACTGCTAATGAGTCAACCATTAAAAGCTGAGCAAACtgttcccagcctgcagcccttCCAGCGTATCGACCGGGTTAAGCGTGTGAAAGTATGTCCTGGTTTTATAGAGCAATCACTGTGTGCCTGAACTCCCACTTCTATCAGAAACACACCTCGCTGGTAATTTGCCCTTTGCTGCCGCAGGTAATTCGGCTGTCAGCTGACAAGGTCAACTTCTGCGTTACTGGCAAGGAAGGGAAGGTGCTTCCCTTTGTTACGCCATTTTCTCaatgaaaaggaggaaaaaagggaggggaaaaagcacCATAAAGCTCACCAGGAATCAAGCAGCACCCAGCCTGAGGATCCCACCTGGGGTGGGATCATTGCCTCGaccagctccaggagagctgctccaggtctCTGCCTTGGCAGGACAGACTCATATTTTGCACAAACAGCGTGTGTGCAGCGagttatttcctcttttttatgATTAGGCCCCCACTTCTTGCCCGGAGATCAAAGCCAAGGGCTCTTCCTCTCTGGCAGGCAGCGGCGCCGCCTGCGTAGGACGAGGCGAGCTGTGTGTCACCGGGCTGGGACCCTCGTAAACAGCACGGCAGAGCAGCGTGGTGGCGTCACTGCCCTATTTACTGTCCACATCCTGCTTTTGAACCAGGGCGGAAATTTGTATGGAAGGGGGCCACGGATGGCTCACATGTTATCCTTCTGTCAGGGCTGGGGAGTTTCTAAAGtggagtggggtttttttgtctctgtgatACAGTCGTTTGCTGTCCTGTTGTACCTTCTCCTCTGGGTGCCTTAAACATTAGCAGAGCCTCTGCAGTCCTCACCGGTTCGTTGGATTGCAGGGCCCGATTTTTTCTGGCAGGAGAGCCTCCCTCAGGGGACTTTAGGGCTAATGCAAGTCAGGGCTTAATAGCAGGAATAGGAGGGGAGGACAGAGGTGGTGGCTGTGAAACAGGTGCCTGGCAAGACGGACTGTCACAGCTCACAGAGAGCTACAGGCAGAGGCGAAGGACAACATCTTGGCTCCAGTGAAGGCTGGGACAAAATTCCTGTTGAGTTTGGCAAGGCTGGGATGTCACAGAGAggtgacagagctgtgctggcgTCAGGGGCAGAGCTGAGAGTGGAGTGCCCAGCTCGGGCTGCCTCTGGCACCCCCAAGTACAGCACCCCCCTCCCCACACTGCCACAAGCCTTTCAGCAAAATCCCTTTTCTTTCGAAGGGAATTGTACCCGAGGGCCATTTGCATGTACTGATGGCATGAATTATTTGGAACAAGCGGGAGCTCAGGGTGTGGCCAGGAGCCACACAGGCTCAGGAGAAGCAGCCTGTCCCGAAGGAGCACCACTGGAATCATGGCTGCCTGCCTCTCTTCTCCCACAGGCCTGGGAGGAGTGCAGAGATCATCTCCTCTGTGCCCCTTGCAGAGTATGATCCTGGCTGGTCATCCCTGCTGATATCCAGCTGGGTCTTCAAGGCCTCGAGTGATGGAGAGGCCTCCTGGCTCGGTGCAAAAGGAGGTGGTGCTGGGAAGCCTTAagctctggttttattttaactcGATCTGATGACACCAGGTTCCCACGTGATAGCTTGGAAGCATCAACAGCCTCCCTGCAGAGAACACCAGCATCACTCAAGGCCTGCAAGCAtcagccaccagccctgcagtTACCAGGAAGGACAAACATTTTATTCCAGAGTGCACCTTTCCCCAGGAGCGTGGGGAGGGAATGGCTGGGGCTGAGATGCCCAGCTCATTTGGGCAGGATCTCGGTGGATGTGTCCCATAGGCAGAACTGCTCTGCCCCCACCCCAGTCTGTCCATTGACTCCAAGAAGCACGTTCCCAAGGCTGTGccaaaggggaagaaaaacaaggaaacgCACGTGTCAGGCCGTGCCACGGGCTGTGCCCCACGGGTGCATTAAGGAAGTACTTAAGGAAGCTCCTTGCTGGCCCAGGCAGATGGGTCAGAGCAAGTGATTCTGTGCTGATtgcacttctctgggcaatcatTTTTTGGCCCATCTTGGAGCCAGCGTGGCAGGCTCCATGCTCCTCCGAGCTTCCCGTGCCACCAGGAGCTGACGCTTCCACTCGCAAGCTCAGATGGGTTGTTTGTCCCTCAGCAACACTGCTGAAGATGCCTTCATCTCCAGTTTGTCCCCAGCTGCTGGCCAGACCCCCTGCCAGGGGTCACCCTGCCCTCTGGACAGCCAGCACGACTTCACAGACCAGCCAAAATCACCCCTGCTGAGTTAAACACTCGTCACAGCACTGCTTTTAAGAAAGAtcccctgggagagctcagTTAGGGGAGGGATGGCAGTTCTTCAGGAGCACCAGAGAAATGTCCAAgtgagctgccccagccctggggccagcagcagaagaacctggagctgctggagagtccagaggaggccccggagctgctccagggctggagcccctctgctctggagccaggctgggagagctgggggtgctcacctggagaggagaaggctccagggagagctcagagccccttgcagggcctaaaggggctccaagtgACCCAAATGCCTTGGTACAAATGACATGTAGAGCCCAGCTTCAACCTGTGCCGGGATTACAAATCTGCAGAGCACTTGCACACAGCCTCTGATGAGGCGAGGGCAGAGGTTGCTCAGAGGGTGGTTCCGCAGCTCCGACAGCGAGGAGCCAGCCCTGCTTGTCGGTGTGTCCTTCAGAAACCTGGCTCTTTTGAAGTAACTGTGCTTTGTTGACTCTGCTTTTCACACCTCAGAGGAGCTGGCGCTGAAACTTCAGAGCTGGCAcaacagaggaagaaagagaacaaagcAAGTCCACTTTAAAGgaccttaaaatattttaccaagGAGATcaggagcaacctggtctagtggaaggtgttcctgcccatggcaggggagtggaacaagatggtctttaggccccttccaacccaaacccatcTGTGATTCTAATAGCTTCTCCTTATGTCCAGTCTGAACCTCTCTTGTTTCAACTTCAGCCCACATAGCTCCCTCAGAGTATAAAGTACGTGTGAGTGAGACCAGATCCAGATCCCAAAGCATCTTAatacagaggaaagaaatcctCAGCTAGAGAATTCTTACCTCTCACACCCATTTGTACCCTTAAGCCAACCTGCAGTACCAACACACACTGTGCCCTGAGGGTGAAAAGTGTAATTTTACAGTTATCAGGCACATTAGCCCAGGCCAGGAAATCATCCAGAAATCTCAAAGCAGAAaacttaaggaagaaaaaacaaaagatgaaaagagacctaaaacaacaaaaagatgaGTAATGCATTTAAGACTTGCACACTCCTTCCATAAACCAGACCAAAATGTCAAGCCAGGAATGTCACAGCACAAGAATAACTACAGTGAAATGAAGAAAGAGAGACAACAGGAGTGTGAGAGAAGGTGCCTGGGacacaggaggaagaggatgtgGATCATTTTGTTACCAGCAAAACAaagccagtgccagctgagTAATGCCATTGTGAGCCCTAGAGAAACACTCCTGCACGGGGCCACCGTGAGTTTATTTTAACACTTATCACACGTGTTCAATTTCCTTCCCTGACCTTTGCCAGGTAAAAAAGTGTTGTGTTCAAGTGAGGATCTGCATCCGCTTGGAGTTCTCACGGAGTGAGTGACTTCGCCCAGGGCAAGGGACACTCCTGACGGACGTGGCCACCCTGGGGTGGCATCATTGCTGCACTCCCCAGCCAGAGGTTCTTCCTTGGGGCTCTGTGCCTGCTGGAGCAAGAGCACAGTTGCTCCTGGGGTCATGCAACCCTGCTCAACCAAACCCCAGATATTTGCTGATAATTGGATCTTTTTCAGCTTGCTCAGCTCCTTCTGGCGCCTGTTTTCAGAGATGCTGATGCTGACTGAGCAGGGGGATGAAGGGGAGTGGCACCATCTCTCCTCCTAAGGAACAagtgagaggacaagaggaaacggcctcaagttgtgccaggggaggtttaggtagGATATTAGGGAAAGTTCCTTCATGGAAAGAGCTCTCCGGGTGAGGCCCcctccctggagggatttaaagccgtgtggatgtggtacttggggacatgggttagcgGTGGCCTTGGCAGCGCTGGAGGCAGATTGGACTGGACGCTCTTGGAGGGCTCTCCCCCCGCTGCGGTGGCGGCATTCCTCGCCCGCTCCATGGATGCTTTCCGCGGCGCTGTCAGGCACAGCCGTGTCCGTGTCCCGCCGCTGTCCCGCCGCCGCTGGAGGCGCGCAGGGTCCGCCCGGGCGCTCTGCCCGCG from Corvus hawaiiensis isolate bCorHaw1 chromosome 2, bCorHaw1.pri.cur, whole genome shotgun sequence includes these protein-coding regions:
- the KCNE3 gene encoding potassium voltage-gated channel subfamily E member 3, with protein sequence MDENNRTETWHQSLQAVLNALNQTLHGAIPCAGEPPASTAGAARGGHAGHAGRNDNAYMYILFVMTLFAATVGSLILGYTRSRKVDKRSDPYHVYIKNRVSMI
- the LIPT2 gene encoding putative lipoyltransferase 2, mitochondrial; its protein translation is MSRGAVRVLRLGAVPYAEALRVQERCVAAARAARGPAALAGPGAARGGPGGLPGLPAESVVLSEPAQPVYTWGLRGAPGAAAAAALRARGAALVAARRGGHITFHGPGQLLAFPVLDLRRRRLPLRAYVAGLEALVLRLCRRLGLGAARALPPPFTGVWMGDSKLCAIGVHCGNYITSHGLALNCCTDLTWFDHIVPCGLEGKGVTSLSHELGQHVAVSHVLEPFLDSFQEVFDCTLVSSESPGD